The following proteins come from a genomic window of Bradysia coprophila strain Holo2 unplaced genomic scaffold, BU_Bcop_v1 contig_138, whole genome shotgun sequence:
- the LOC119074119 gene encoding myocyte-specific enhancer factor 2 isoform X2 has translation MGRKKIQISRITDERNRQVTFNKRKFGVMKKAYELSVLCDCEIALIIFSSSNKLYQYASTDMDKVLLKYTEYNEPHESLTNKNIIEKENKNGVMSPESPEQDSEYTLTPRTEAKYSKIDEDFQIMMQRNQQLASGQRVMSGGNYTLPVTVPIQGSYNESGMLQASPQMAHQNISPRPSSSETDSVYPSGSLLEMSNGYPHSTSPLGGSPSPGPSPGIGGHLHKSHHIKHSPGSQSGRNSNLRVVIPNSGMSAPDDNNISYGEHRQQSTLNTPVVALQTPGIPGLTAYPSLGSFGAQDFSMSSSDVMSLSSWNQNLNTVQHTRYGLPHLAVSNSTPPPSTSPINVKVKSEPVSPPRDHNGIMGHSHSSSGLSITTMNNATSNISVLSHTPQHMIMTSRPSSTGHLTPTLDVKDLGYHRTGSSGENVIEVDYDVDYEVDMDWEFYCNVDDEKPSVVHQEASAAKMYTLQELLSQLDDFEAV, from the exons ATGGgtagaaagaaaattcaaatttcccGTATCACGGATGAACGGAATAGACAG GTGACTTTCAACAAACGTAAATTTGGTGTGATGAAAAAAGCCTACGAATTGTCTGTACTATGCGACTGTGAAATAGCATTGATAATCTTCTCAAGCAGTAACAAGCTGTACCAGTATGCCAGCACCGACATGGATAAAGTGTTGCTGAAGTACACCGAATACAATGAACCACATGAGAGTCTCACCAACAAAAACATAATCGAG AAGGAGAATAAAAATGGCGTTATGTCTCCCGAATCACCGGAACAAGATTCCGAATACACACTCACTCCACGTACAGAAGCCAAATACAGTAAAATTGACGAAGATTTCCAAATAATGATGCAACGCAACCAGCAATTGGCGTCCGGTCAACGGGTAATGTCTGGTGGAAATTACACTTTGCCCGTTACGGTACCGATTCAGGGAAGCTATAACGAATCCGGAATGCTGCAGGCTAGTCCACAAATGGCTCATCAGAATATTAGTCCCAGGCCATCGAGTTCGGAAACAGATTCGG TTTATCCATCCGGATCACTACTTGAAATGTCGAATGGTTATCCACATTCAACGTCTCCGCTGGGCGGATCGCCAAGTCCAGGTCCGAGTCCTGGCATAGGTGGGCATTTACATAAAT CACACCACATAAAGCATTCACCTGGGAGTCAAAGTGGACGAAATTCTAATCTTCGAGTTGTAATACCAAATTCTGGTATGTCAGCGCCTGATGATAACAACATTAGCTACGGTGAA CATCGACAACAATCAACGCTAAATACTCCGGTCGTTGCACTACAGACGCCAGGCATACCAGGACTAACAGCGTATCCATCGCTAGGATCTTTTGGTGCCCAAGACTTTTCAATGAGCTCTTCCGATGTTATGAGCTTATCTTCATGGAATCAGAATCTAAATACCGTTCAGCACACTAGGTA TGGCTTACCACATTTAGCAGTATCAAATAGTACACCTCCGCCTTCAACATCACCGATAAATGTGAAAGTGAAATCGGAACCCGTATCACCACCTCGTGATCATAATGGTATCATGGGACACAGTCACAGTTCATCTGGTTTGTCAATTACAACGATGAATAATGCGACGTCAAATATTAGTGTTTTAAGTCATACGCCGCAGCATATGATAATGACATCTCGGCCGAGTTCAACGGGTCATTTAACACCTACACTCG ATGTAAAAGACTTGGGATACCACCGTACGGGAAGTTCAGGCGAGAATGTGATTGAAGTGGATTACGACGTTGACTATGAAGTGGACATGGACTGGGAGTTCTATTGTAATGTGGATGACGAAAAGCCATCGGTGGTTCATCAGGAAGCGAGTGCGGCGAAAATGTACACCCTTCAAGAATTATTATCTCAATTAGATGATTTTGAGGCAGTCTGA
- the LOC119074119 gene encoding myocyte-specific enhancer factor 2 isoform X10, which produces MGRKKIQISRITDERNRQVTFNKRKFGVMKKAYELSVLCDCEIALIIFSSSNKLYQYASTDMDKVLLKYTEYNEPHESLTNKNIIEKENKNGVMSPESPEQDSEYTLTPRTEAKYSKIDEDFQIMMQRNQQLASGQRVMSGGNYTLPVTVPIQGSYNESGMLQASPQMAHQNISPRPSSSETDSVYPSGSLLEMSNGYPHSTSPLGGSPSPGPSPGIAHHIKHSPGSQSGRNSNLRVVIPNSGMSAPDDNNISYGEHRQQSTLNTPVVALQTPGIPGLTAYPSLGSFGAQDFSMSSSDVMSLSSWNQNLNTVQHTSGLPHLAVSNSTPPPSTSPINVKVKSEPVSPPRDHNGIMGHSHSSSGLSITTMNNATSNISVLSHTPQHMIMTSRPSSTGHLTPTLGTATNVPSPGGDLHRHNSMQDYDHSPNQPHKRPRISEGWNT; this is translated from the exons ATGGgtagaaagaaaattcaaatttcccGTATCACGGATGAACGGAATAGACAG GTGACTTTCAACAAACGTAAATTTGGTGTGATGAAAAAAGCCTACGAATTGTCTGTACTATGCGACTGTGAAATAGCATTGATAATCTTCTCAAGCAGTAACAAGCTGTACCAGTATGCCAGCACCGACATGGATAAAGTGTTGCTGAAGTACACCGAATACAATGAACCACATGAGAGTCTCACCAACAAAAACATAATCGAG AAGGAGAATAAAAATGGCGTTATGTCTCCCGAATCACCGGAACAAGATTCCGAATACACACTCACTCCACGTACAGAAGCCAAATACAGTAAAATTGACGAAGATTTCCAAATAATGATGCAACGCAACCAGCAATTGGCGTCCGGTCAACGGGTAATGTCTGGTGGAAATTACACTTTGCCCGTTACGGTACCGATTCAGGGAAGCTATAACGAATCCGGAATGCTGCAGGCTAGTCCACAAATGGCTCATCAGAATATTAGTCCCAGGCCATCGAGTTCGGAAACAGATTCGG TTTATCCATCCGGATCACTACTTGAAATGTCGAATGGTTATCCACATTCAACGTCTCCGCTGGGCGGATCGCCAAGTCCAGGTCCGAGTCCTGGCATAG CACACCACATAAAGCATTCACCTGGGAGTCAAAGTGGACGAAATTCTAATCTTCGAGTTGTAATACCAAATTCTGGTATGTCAGCGCCTGATGATAACAACATTAGCTACGGTGAA CATCGACAACAATCAACGCTAAATACTCCGGTCGTTGCACTACAGACGCCAGGCATACCAGGACTAACAGCGTATCCATCGCTAGGATCTTTTGGTGCCCAAGACTTTTCAATGAGCTCTTCCGATGTTATGAGCTTATCTTCATGGAATCAGAATCTAAATACCGTTCAGCACACTAG TGGCTTACCACATTTAGCAGTATCAAATAGTACACCTCCGCCTTCAACATCACCGATAAATGTGAAAGTGAAATCGGAACCCGTATCACCACCTCGTGATCATAATGGTATCATGGGACACAGTCACAGTTCATCTGGTTTGTCAATTACAACGATGAATAATGCGACGTCAAATATTAGTGTTTTAAGTCATACGCCGCAGCATATGATAATGACATCTCGGCCGAGTTCAACGGGTCATTTAACACCTACACTCG GCACTGCTACAAACGTACCTTCACCAGGTGGTGATCTGCATCGGCACAATTCAATGCAAGATTACGATCACTCACCGAATCAACCACACAAGCGACCAAGAATTTCAGAAGGTTGGAACACATAA
- the LOC119074119 gene encoding myocyte-specific enhancer factor 2 isoform X4: MGRKKIQISRITDERNRQVTFNKRKFGVMKKAYELSVLCDCEIALIIFSSSNKLYQYASTDMDKVLLKYTEYNEPHESLTNKNIIEKENKNGVMSPESPEQDSEYTLTPRTEAKYSKIDEDFQIMMQRNQQLASGQRVMSGGNYTLPVTVPIQGSYNESGMLQASPQMAHQNISPRPSSSETDSVYPSGSLLEMSNGYPHSTSPLGGSPSPGPSPGIAHHIKHSPGSQSGRNSNLRVVIPNSGMSAPDDNNISYGEHRQQSTLNTPVVALQTPGIPGLTAYPSLGSFGAQDFSMSSSDVMSLSSWNQNLNTVQHTRYLYHSGLPHLAVSNSTPPPSTSPINVKVKSEPVSPPRDHNGIMGHSHSSSGLSITTMNNATSNISVLSHTPQHMIMTSRPSSTGHLTPTLDVKDLGYHRTGSSGENVIEVDYDVDYEVDMDWEFYCNVDDEKPSVVHQEASAAKMYTLQELLSQLDDFEAV, encoded by the exons ATGGgtagaaagaaaattcaaatttcccGTATCACGGATGAACGGAATAGACAG GTGACTTTCAACAAACGTAAATTTGGTGTGATGAAAAAAGCCTACGAATTGTCTGTACTATGCGACTGTGAAATAGCATTGATAATCTTCTCAAGCAGTAACAAGCTGTACCAGTATGCCAGCACCGACATGGATAAAGTGTTGCTGAAGTACACCGAATACAATGAACCACATGAGAGTCTCACCAACAAAAACATAATCGAG AAGGAGAATAAAAATGGCGTTATGTCTCCCGAATCACCGGAACAAGATTCCGAATACACACTCACTCCACGTACAGAAGCCAAATACAGTAAAATTGACGAAGATTTCCAAATAATGATGCAACGCAACCAGCAATTGGCGTCCGGTCAACGGGTAATGTCTGGTGGAAATTACACTTTGCCCGTTACGGTACCGATTCAGGGAAGCTATAACGAATCCGGAATGCTGCAGGCTAGTCCACAAATGGCTCATCAGAATATTAGTCCCAGGCCATCGAGTTCGGAAACAGATTCGG TTTATCCATCCGGATCACTACTTGAAATGTCGAATGGTTATCCACATTCAACGTCTCCGCTGGGCGGATCGCCAAGTCCAGGTCCGAGTCCTGGCATAG CACACCACATAAAGCATTCACCTGGGAGTCAAAGTGGACGAAATTCTAATCTTCGAGTTGTAATACCAAATTCTGGTATGTCAGCGCCTGATGATAACAACATTAGCTACGGTGAA CATCGACAACAATCAACGCTAAATACTCCGGTCGTTGCACTACAGACGCCAGGCATACCAGGACTAACAGCGTATCCATCGCTAGGATCTTTTGGTGCCCAAGACTTTTCAATGAGCTCTTCCGATGTTATGAGCTTATCTTCATGGAATCAGAATCTAAATACCGTTCAGCACACTAGGTA TTTGTACCACAGTGGCTTACCACATTTAGCAGTATCAAATAGTACACCTCCGCCTTCAACATCACCGATAAATGTGAAAGTGAAATCGGAACCCGTATCACCACCTCGTGATCATAATGGTATCATGGGACACAGTCACAGTTCATCTGGTTTGTCAATTACAACGATGAATAATGCGACGTCAAATATTAGTGTTTTAAGTCATACGCCGCAGCATATGATAATGACATCTCGGCCGAGTTCAACGGGTCATTTAACACCTACACTCG ATGTAAAAGACTTGGGATACCACCGTACGGGAAGTTCAGGCGAGAATGTGATTGAAGTGGATTACGACGTTGACTATGAAGTGGACATGGACTGGGAGTTCTATTGTAATGTGGATGACGAAAAGCCATCGGTGGTTCATCAGGAAGCGAGTGCGGCGAAAATGTACACCCTTCAAGAATTATTATCTCAATTAGATGATTTTGAGGCAGTCTGA